One stretch of Leishmania panamensis strain MHOM/PA/94/PSC-1 chromosome 29 sequence DNA includes these proteins:
- a CDS encoding cofilin-like protein (TriTrypDB/GeneDB-style sysID: LpmP.29.0500) yields MAMSGVTLDEKVHAAINDLRMKKCRYVMMAIGTDGKQIEVTEIGDRSVTYNAFKDKFPADNPCYVAFDFEYADTGSNRDKLILIQWIPDTAKPREKMMYSASRDALSAVSEGYLPIQANDASELMAEEIIRKVKVYRSV; encoded by the coding sequence ATGGCGATGTCTGGTGTTACGCTGGACGAGAAAGTCCACGCCGCGATCAATGATCTGCGCATGAAGAAGTGTCGCTATGTCATGATGGCCATTGGTACAGACGGGAAGCAGATTGAGGTGACAGAGATTGGCGACCGCAGCGTGACATACAACGCTTTCAAGGATAAGTTTCCAGCGGACAATCCATGCTACGTGGCCTTTGACTTTGAGTATGCCGACACCGGATCGAACCGCGACAAGCTCATCCTCATTCAATGGATCCCCGACACTGCGAAGCCGCGCGAGAAGATGATGTACAGCGCGAGTCGAGATGCGCTGAGCGCTGTGTCGGAGGGCTACCTCCCCATCCAGGCGAACGACGCATCGGAGCTGATGGCCGAAGAGATCATCCGCAAGGTGAAGGTGTACCGCAGTGTGTAG
- a CDS encoding hypothetical protein (TriTrypDB/GeneDB-style sysID: LpmP.29.0520) yields the protein MHHWERSERLRKAASTPHAASFHHVGASLSPQMHKGTGALHESRDQGEGCGEEEAIVQRGKEEYSSQLASTQRYGGRPPMSAATAHRQVEGSVYTPHRTSPHASGELPSSTGPSTRFSDSPAAYHLRPFSLVEEDAAPNSAAATGGGGVIASPHRSAVGGVKERERDVVDSPFPSKVHCRVCEVTVFQSGWETHQLSALHQRQLRDCATACGGSSSSSRDPSARLAKVAVQGSNTLQMTAAAGSRTSQRPLISGHAQETSSSARPSARALTLSERNHQGRSQAAAAAVRRSSPSPRRCRRKLDSTSSETSSSTYSASSNSTRSGSSVSTGSSGSSSSSSSSNSAESKSSAARGHSGVSAVPYATPPRPAGPPSAPAAPSSATPSFVLPPLSPSGFSAASSASAAARPAPLPVKPLGSADAATVVHYVEFTEEQQERRHVQMLEQQLNKYLYHRENKVLAACVRRWYESMFTKATATITDAGPPKRGGGAEVVAGAPGSSEGCAVASLSPTTARARCITVVSPSPSPVSAMARKSVEAVPHEPGTLSVPSNFTGLAASASAADAMFLTQGRANYLNDMAKERVDEGYGGSLARRSNTRQPGSPSVSSPQCGMVPQTNHSAGVGAKCAASTGVVGAPPMHSEHAGMLRGSGEGESTCAPFFTTCVKSYARVHVAADGRVFPAEARRGSSDGSAENESQDLEVMQTKVSWLVQPVSQPVTARSSSSEPSDSVADGRDWRSVVGCSAAVVGAAAATASTAAPGSTYNSSQPSANSRGGETASGQARDKGAGWGDSSRAQPHHTTKSERSTVSGGRSFPPGQLHVAPSTSVTGYASDSNGGDEGVESGAVAPRTQTPNEEEGHASEVHQALHAAPASGTETISAAQAVLHTGGEDGGLDGVGRTGAECHLPEWTAGRRDGKEKSDRPDLSDSAVTAATATPSRETDTNNEEAKEMSCEPTPLTPEATVRIHAAPTRPADPLYCRSNLLDEVPPQQPSYPPAPKSTLSTRSLSSHAGALKGNHVTAASSKSPLALTGAQKELSSSATSSSLSSFHSNSISSESDIAGLVALLSPRSPQRVSQLLRPGSAASLPTHSTGAPKASACVPDTHPFHEFDLAAAVVSAVRRPINASIAGQGEPAAQTEGALEAPLRYLSDSPPPASASLIPHDAHERGAATATLSVANPLFDALTGVLGGDGSHAAAPETGERSAAHGPHHHHHRYSGYSRGASTAVKLPKALLALHVMSTRGAGSSIAALSADALDERVSEYDGDAAAPPLEPSTSFAVDEMRAEVGWAPSPSDHPYNVSGPTCFGSGREWCGGFSRPVEGQREEVARSGTSSSRGGRGRVGPHFFLGAKFAERKSGNDDESSVAVLPSTERYDDCFFVCTRESAATPTHNADEGGGQQGTDASEETTSLENNGNGEGALSPSATPLNDLSIPQSPVPPSPASATAVNERDTRAPIGVPPAAQALASSFAANAQAEPAVVQLPDAEICMHAVREAQWSSAIVAPSAGLAPGSDGAHSKGAAGVGPLCTTTHLHKAVSDGPDAVLPSTNCSPTASFFTSPSGVMTAAKPAGATAPNSAPAQQHLGPLRGPLQSIDQEAEERLLPLDHDLHTATLATSAAIESGGDAPLWRPSPVSGSYGAKPTCDAPQNSFQPTTTAEVAGSSAGWSDTAGASSTALVRATAQLSTSPCAAVAPCSTVDSVDASLYDLPSLEMPVLHPQGDGSGLEKGPPRLTSSRQLRYAHLSRATAAEAVAGCGNVSLSAPSALLPSVKSAECSPETFAQPPQSMLGTHSPRLSRTPRLSDAEAGICSLGGGTVACSLTQPPVATEAGALSGALAPVAVGTARTVSCLPPNVMPAAHPYCYATLKGSAGDGLRTKRGGCTSSRGSVATAPRLSFAALLSLRAALKESVPNGASALSTVLTPLTAATAAGLGAARDASRRTSSSSSCSRLGSAGVHPHRQKLRHHRHRDESAASQERRRAERREKRRSKQRSHRDGDASPRHYRQHRHHRSDRRREENSYDKAFRSQHQCHPCPREKHRSPRHKRDRPQTEDTDAVAASRVHPSLQCVLEAARQRRHRDADFRDPHYAAKGGGTELPFGSHTPHPYWLGLPSVPVGPSASGHEVLIMRGKDHDEQPGAPCNDDVTHAARQHRSHRSGNSSGAPCIRDGEEDDDAAPRGPLHRRPSERQRVPGHRNRCRRMPSTSLSPTSSLSSRSTGRDVSVDSGRGSEAARTGPTRRGGATAWISASPSRGGNATRGPENGGVPEVGTEKVSASEHDRSNALEQSLKASLQQPILSIEPRRGECGAQPPFGSALESAGDHSRLTRASADLPEISGPSATAKAASDAKSDDFVRGKDACSKGICSLDTRQPPERASSERATALELPAREDGAPFSTVSHTSNRTSLPASAPAGLASGRPVPGVQVRGSGAHESAFASSTELGNPRRFSADTATTTTGRERDATDGQPTLPQHGDLFYCDVAGRFHRVSSAELESLLADEAGRRISPQRGQSSSGSPRRPLYVVHNPTLSPSATTRWQQHRAWTITNPTGSLGCGRLNPYCSSCRAKYNLMFVDPQMRPVQWLSAQSAKLNQMGDCRTHSGYIFGGGNTASERDAMLAQQRLRAKRMAAWPELPHCDRDHLVVHEEDLDGPLRQLAAPPQGRFVPIVYKEDTRRHINPALRHRGPPAAASARQCFVFSPSSAALSQPPRHPSPAHFFGDALRFNTSSARDRTNGCPPASSAHLHHSTTRSGTCCHDSYLHNTQHGQSSSHRLHMDSGFYNTNDVGSASIIHLNKFAGVADAESGQAPPRSHQTLQAVGAAKGMVGSDAAASASASAAASGMPAEPSSVAALRREERRIKRALKQMLWRDLPQQRGTAQWERYVRSLSEGLRQRPHFALFPLPSLSAQTVETVQPTPIDGAAEP from the coding sequence ATGCACCActgggagagaagcgagcgACTGCGCAAAGCCGCCTCAACCCCGCACGCGGCCTCTTTTCATCATGTTGGTGCGTCATTGTCACCCCAGATGCACAAGGGCACTGGTGCGTTGCACGAGAGTCGTGACCAAGGCGAAGGGTgcggtgaagaggaggcTATTGTGCAGCGCGGAAAGGAAGAATATTCATCCCAGCTTGCATCGACGCAGAGGTACGGAGGGCGCCCCCCGATGAGCGCAGCGACCGCACACCGGCAGGTGGAAGGGTCTGTGTACACCCCGCATCGCACCTCGCCACATGCGTCGGGTGAGCTGCCTTCCTCGACTGGTCCCTCCACCCGCTTCTCAGACTCGCCGGCAGCCTATCACCTGCGACCCTTTTCATTAGTCGAAGAGGACGCCGCTCCTAattcagcggcggcgacggggggcgggggtgtTATAGCATCTCCTCATCGGTCTGCTGTCGGCGgcgtgaaagagagagagcgagacgtgGTCGACTCTCCGTTTCCGAGCAAGGTCCACTGCCGCGTTTGCGAGGTTACTGTTTTTCAAAGCGGCTGGGAGACACACCAGCTTTCCGCGCtgcatcagcggcagctgcgcgactgTGCTACGGcatgcggcggcagcagcagcagcagcagagaccCCTCGGCTCGCCTGGCGAAAGTGGCGGTGCAAGGTAGCAACACGCTCCAGATGACAGCTGCCGCAGGCTCCAGGACTTCGCAGAGGCCACTGATTTCTGGGCACGCCCAGGAGACTTCATCTTCAGCGAGGCCTTCTGCCCGAGCGCTGACGCTAAGTGAGAGAAACCACCAAGGGCGCAGCcaagctgccgccgcagcggtgaggCGGTCATCGCCTTCCCCACGTCGATGTCGCCGCAAACTAGACTCAACCAGCTCCGAGACTTCCTCGTCCACATACAGCGCTAGCAGCAACAGTACGAgaagtggcagcagcgttagcacgggcagcagcggcagcagcagcagcagcagcagcagcaacagtgcAGAGTCGAAAAGCAGTGCCGCACGCGGCCATTCTGGTGTCAGCGCTGTCCCCTACGCCACCCCTCCTCGACCAGCTGGGCCACCTTCCGCCCCCGCTGCGCCCAGCAGTGCCACACCGTCTTTTGTGttgcctcccctctctccttcaggCTTCTCGGCGGCATCGTCCGCgtctgccgccgcgcgccCGGCTCCCCTGCCCGTGAAGCCGCTTGGGTCAGCCGACGCGGCGACTGTGGTACACTATGTGGAGTTCacagaagagcagcaggagcggcggcacgttCAAatgctcgagcagcagctcaacAAATATCTTTACCACCGCGAGAACAAAGTACTGGCAGCTTGCGTACGGCGGTGGTACGAGTCGATGTTCACCAAGGCAACTGCGACCATTACCGACGCAGGCCCGCCAAAGCGAGGGGGTGGAGCAGAAGTTGTGGCTGGTGCTCCCGGCTCTTCGGAGGGTTGTGCTGTGGCATCGCTGTCCCCGACTACTGCCAGAGCCCGCTGCATTACGGTCGTCTCTCCATCACCGTCACCTGTCTCGGCAATGGCGCGAAAGAGCGTCGAAGCTGTACCACACGAGCCCGGCACGTTGTCTGTCCCATCCAACTTCACGGGCCTCGCGGCCTCTGCAAGTGCGGCAGATGCGATGTTTCTGACCCAAGGCAGAGCGAATTATCTAAACGATatggcgaaggagagagttGATGAGGGCTATGGAGGATCCCTCGCCCGGCGCAGCAACACTCGGCAGCCAGGGTCACCGAGCGTGTCCTCGCCGCAGTGCGGCATGGTCCCGCAGACGAACCATTCGGCAGGTGTCGGCGCAAAGTGCGCCGCTTCTACTGGAGTAGTAGGTGCGCCGCCGATGCATAGTGAGCACGCAGGCATGTTGAGGGGCTCTGGAGAGGGCGAGTCCACCTGTGCACCATTTTTCACGACTTGCGTTAAGTCCTACGCGCGCGTTCATGTTGCTGCGGACGGCCGCGTCTTTCCAGCGGAAgctcgccgcggcagcagcgacggcagcgcagagaACGAGTCGCAAGATCTGGAGGTGATGCAGACGAAGGTGAGCTGGCTCGTCCAGCCGGTGAGTCAACCGGTCACCGCGCGCAGTTCCAGCTCCGAGCCTTCGGACAGCGTTGCTGACGGACGAGATTGGAGGAGCGTTGTCGGTTGTagcgctgccgtggtgggAGCTGCGGCCGCCACTGCTTCTACTGCTGCACCCGGTAGCACCTATAATTCCTCACAGCCTTCTGCCAACTCGCGGGGCGGGGAAACCGCGTCAGGGCAGGCGAGGGACAAGGGTGCGGGGTGGGGTGACAGTAGCCGAGCTCAaccccaccacaccaccaaAAGTGAGCGCAGCACTGTGTCTGGTGGGCGGTCGTTCCCTCCAGGGCAACTGCACGTAGCACCTTCCACCAGCGTTACTGGATACGCCAGCGACAGCAATGGAGGCGACGAGGGAGTCGAGAGTGGCGCCGTGGCACCGCGTACTCAGACACcaaacgaagaggagggccATGCCAGTGAAGTACACCAGGCTctgcacgcagcgcctgcctCAGGGACGGAGACGATCAGTGCTGCGCAAGCCGTGCTTCACACCGGAGGCGAGGATGGCGGTCTCGACGGCGTAGGGAGGACCGGTGCGGAATGTCACCTCCCCGAATGGACGGCAGGCAGGAGGGATGGGAAGGAGAAGTCTGACCGACCCGATTTAAGCGACTCTGCTGTTACAGCTGCAACCGCCACCCCATCTCGCGAGACGGACACAAACAACGAGGAGGCCAAGGAGATGTCGTGCGAGCCGACGCCGCTGACTCCTGAGGCTACTGTGCGAATACACGCAGCTCCCACACGACCAGCGGATCCACTGTACTGTCGGTCGAACCTGCTTGACGAAGtaccgccacagcagccatCTTACCCGCCGGCACCGAAATCGACACTGTCAACAAGAAGCTTGTCGAGCCACGCTGGGGCCCTGAAAGGCAACCATGTGACTGCTGCTTCGTCCAAGTCTCCTCTCGCGCTCACGGGTGCGCAAAAAGAGCTTTCCTCTTCAGCTACATCGTCGTCATTGTCGTCGTTtcacagcaacagcatcaGTAGTGAGAGCGACATTGCCGGGCtcgttgctcttctttcgcCCAGGAGCCCACAGCGCGTATCACAGTTGCTCCGTCCGGGGAGCGCGGCGTCTCTACCTACGCACTCCACCGGTGCGCCAAAGGCCTCGGCGTGCGTGCCAGACACGCATCCATTCCATGAGTTCGACcttgcggcagcggtggtgtctgCAGTGCGGAGGCCAATCAACGCCTCCATTGCAGGGCAGGGCGAACCAGCAGCTCAGACAGAGGGGGCGTTAGAGGCCCCGCTTAGGTACCTGTCCGATTCCCCACCTCCCGCTTCGGCGTCTCTGATTCCGCACGATGCACACGAGCGTggcgcagcaacggcaacacTGTCCGTGGCCAATCCCTTGTTCGACGCCTTGACTGGGGTGCTCGGCGGAGACGGCAGCCACGCGGCTGCCCCAGAGACAggcgagcgcagcgctgcccatGGGccccatcatcatcatcatcgctATAGTGGGTACTCGCGCGGTGCGAGCACGGCAGTGAAGCTTCCCAAGGCGCTTCTGGCCCTGCATGTAATGAGCACTCGCGGAGCGGGCAGTTCAATTGCGGCCCTGTCTGCGGATGCACTCGATGAGCGTGTCTCGGAGTATgacggcgatgcggcggcgccgccactggAGCCCTCGACATCCTTTGCCGTGGACGAGATGCGAGCTGAAGTAGGGTGggcgccatcgccatctGACCACCCGTACAATGTTAGCGGCCCAACGTGctttggcagcggcagggagTGGTGTGGGGGATTCTCGAGGCCTGTGGAAGGGCAACGAGAAGAAGTagcacgcagcggcaccagcagcagcaggggcggACGTGGACGTGTGGGTCCTCATTTCTTCCTCGGCGCAAAGTTCGctgagaggaagagcggtAATGACGACGAGAGCAGCGTGGCTGTGTTGCCGTCCACTGAGCGCTACGACGACTGCTTCTTTGTGTGCACACGTGagtcggcagcgacgccgactCACAACGCAGACGAGGGGGGCGGGCAGCAAGGCACCGATGCCTCCGAGGAAACGACAAGTTTGGAGAACAACGGCAACGGTGAGGGTGCTCTTTCCCCATCCGCGACGCCACTAAATGATTTGAGCATTCCTCAATCGCCTGTGCCACCCTCTCCTGCCTCAGCCACCGCCGTGAACGAACGCGACACACGCGCCCCCATTGGCGTGCCTCCGGCCGCGCAGGCACTGGCATCGTCATTTGCCGCGAATGCGCAAGCGGAGCCAGCCGTCGTGCAGTTGCCTGACGCAGAGATTTGCATGCACGCAGTGAGGGAGGCGCAGTGGAGTAGTGCCATTGTTGCTCCCTCTGCAGGGCTTGCACCTGGCTCGGACGGTGCGCACAGcaaaggagctgcaggagtggGACCTTTGTGTACCACCACTCACCTCCACAAGGCAGTCTCCGACGGCCCtgacgcggtgctgccgagcaCAAACTGCTCCCCCACAGCATCCTTCTTCACATCCCCTAGCGGTGTGATGACAGCCGCGAAACCGGCAGGTGCCACGGCGCCAAActcagcgccagcgcagcagcacctcggtCCTCTGCGAGGCCCACTGCAGAGCATCGATCAGGAAGCTGAGGAGCGACTTCTGCCGCTTGACCATGACCTCCACACCGCCACTCTCGCTACAAGCGCAGCCATCGAAAGTGGCGGTGACGCACCTTTGTGGCGTCCGAGCCCTGTAAGTGGTAGCTACGGTGCGAAGCCCACTTGCGATGCCCCTCAGAATAGTTTTCAGCCCACCACAACGGCTGAGGTGGCAGGATCGAGCGCCGGCTGGAGCGACACTGCAGGTGCATCCAGCACCGCACTTGTGCGCGCGACTGCACAGCTGAGTACGTCACcgtgcgctgccgtcgcgcCTTGCTCTACAGTGGACAGTGTTGATGCCTCTCTGTATGACTTGCCCTCTCTGGAGATGCCGGTGCTGCACCCCCAGGGCGATGGAAGCGGCTTGGAGAAGGGCCCGCCACGCCTTACTTCTAGTCGGCAGCTGAGGTATGCACACCTCTCAAGAGCgacagctgctgaagcggttGCAGGTTGTGGTAATGTGTCGTTGTCTGCACCGTCAGCTCTGCTGCCTAGCGTCAAATCCGCTGAATGCTCTCCTGAAACCTTTGCTCAGCCTCCGCAGTCGATGCTGGGCACCCACTCTCCTCGCTTGTCGCGGACGCCGCGTCTGTCGGACGCAGAGGCTGGTATTTGCAGCCTTGGTGGTGGCACCGTTGCTTGTAGCCTCACGCAGCCACCTgtggcgacggaggcggGTGCACTCTCAGGCGCATTGGCGCCAGTTGCCGTTGGCACCGCGCGCACGGTGAGCTGCTTGCCACCCAACGTGATGCCTGCGGCACACCCGTATTGCTACGCCACCCTCAAGGGGTCTGCTGGTGATGGCCTCAGGACCAAGCGTGGCGGTTGCACTTCTAGCCGCGGGTCGGTTGCGACGGCACCGCGATTGTCCTTTGCGGCACTCCTGTCTTTGCGTGCGGCTCTCAAGGAGAGCGTACCAAACGGCGCCTCCGCTCTTTCCACTGTACTGACACCATTgaccgcagcgacagcagcagggctTGGCGCAGCACGCGACGCCTCACGGCGgacctcgtcgtcgtcctcatgCTCGCGCCTGGGTTCTGCAGGAGTACACCCGCACAGACAAAAGCTGcgtcatcatcgtcatcgtgATGAGTCAGCCGCATCGCaggagaggcggcgcgctgaaaggagggagaagagacggtcaaagcagcgcagccaccgAGATGGCGACGCCTCACCGAGACACTACCGGCAACACCGTCACCATCGGAGCGACCGCCGGCGCGAGGAGAACAGCTACGACAAGGCGTTCCGCTCGCAACACCAATGTCACCCCTGCCCCCGTGAGAAGCACCGCTCGCCGCGACACAAGCGTGACAGACCACAGACGGAGGACACggatgcggtggcggcatcaCGAGTGCACCCTTCCCTGCAGTGTGTGCTCGAGGCggctcggcagcgacgccacagGGATGCCGACTTCCGTGACCCGCATTACGCTGCGAAAGGGGGTGGCACAGAGCTGCCCTTTGGTTCTCACACGCCACACCCATACTGGCTTGGACTACCGTCTGTACCCGTGGGGCCGAGTGCTTCCGGGCACGAGGTGCTCATCATGAGAGGGAAAGACCATGATGAGCAACCAGGTGCTCCTTGCAACGACGATGTGACACACGCGGCGAGGCAGCACCGCTCTCATCGATCTGGAAatagcagcggcgcaccgtGCATCAGAGATGGCGAGGAAGAtgacgacgcagcgccgaGAGGTCCTCTGCATCGGCGACCCAGTGAGCGTCAACGCGTCCCGGGCCACCGAAACCGCTGTCGGCGGATGCCAAGCACCTCACTCTCGCCAACCTCGTCATTGTCGTCGAGGAGTACTGGCAGAGACGTCAGCGTCGACAGCGGTCgtggcagcgaggcggcCAGAACTGGCCCCACTCGCCGCGGTGGGGCCACAGCGTGGATTAGCGCTTCACCAAGCAGGGGCGGAAACGCCACCCGAGGCCCAGAGAACGGTGGCGTGCCGGAAGTTGGAACAGAGAAGGTGAGCGCATCAGAGCACGATCGAAGCAACGCTCTTGAACAGAGTCTTAAGGCATCGTTGCAGCAGCCGATACTGTCAATCGAGCCGCGACGGGGAGAGTGCGGCGCGCAGCCCCCCTTTGGTTCTGCGTTGGAATCAGCGGGTGATCACAGTAGGCTCACGAGAGCGAGCGCAGATTTGCCTGAGATCAGCGGACCATCTGCAACAGCGAAGGCAGCCAGCGATGCGAAGAGTGATGACTTTGTGCGCGGCAAAGATGCGTGTAGTAAAGGCATCTGCAGCCTAGACACCAGGCAACCGCCAGAGCGTGCCAGCAGTGAACGTGCAACGGCTCTGGAATTGCCTGCAAGGGAAGATGgtgcccccttctccactgtgTCGCATACGAGCAACCGCACATCGTTGCCCGCTTCAGCGCCTGCCGGCTTAGCGTCAGGGAGACCCGTGCCCGGCGTGCAGGTGCGGGGTAGTGGAGCACACGAGTCGGCGTTTGCGTCCTCCACAGAGCTGGGGAATCCTCGTCGATTTTCCGCAGACACCGCCACAACCACCacggggagggagcgagatGCAACGGATGGGCAGCCGaccctgccgcagcacggTGATCTCTTCTACTGTGACGTGGCCGGTCGCTTCCACCGCGTTAGCAGCGCGGAACTGGAAAGCCTCTTGGCAGACGAAGCCGGACGTCGCATCTCACCTCAACGTGGGCAGAGTTCGTCTGGTAGCCCGCGCCGCCCGCTGTACGTTGTTCACAATCCCACGCTGTCCCCGTCCGCGACTACGAGATGGCAGCAACACCGTGCGTGGACAATCACGAATCCCACTGGCTCCCTCGGCTGCGGCCGACTCAACCCGTACTGCTCCTCGTGCCGCGCCAAGTACAATCTCATGTTTGTTGATCCTCAGATGCGACCAGTTCAGTGGCTATCGGCTCAGTCTGCCAAGCTGAATCAGATGGGCGACTGCCGCACTCACAGCGGGTACATTTTCGGTGGCGGCAACACGGCATCTGAGCGTGATGCGATGCttgcccagcagcggctgcgggcGAAGAGGATGGCAGCGTGGCCAGAGTTGCCGCACTGCGACAGAGATCACCTCGTCGTGCATGAGGAGGATCTCGATGGCCCGCTGCGCCAGTTAGCAGCCCCGCCTCAGGGGCGCTTTGTTCCCATCGTGTACAAAGAGGATACGCGACGGCACATCAACCCAGCGTTGCGTCATCGGGgaccgccagcagcagcgtcggcacGCCAATGCTTTGTGTTTTCGCCATCATCAGCGGCCCTTTCACAGCCGCCACGACACCCGTCTCCAGCTCATTTTTTTGGCGACGCACTGCGGTTTAACACTTCCTCTGCCAGAGACAGAACCAACGGTTGCCCACCCGCCTCGAGCGCTCAcctgcaccacagcaccacaCGAAGCGGCACGTGCTGCCACGACAGCTATCTTCACAACACGCAGCATGGTCAAAGCTCTTCGCACAGGCTGCACATGGACAGCGGCTTTTACAATACGAATGATGTTGGAAGTGCATCCATCATACACCTCAACAAATTTGCGGGAGTAGCGGACGCGGAAAGCGGTCAggcaccgccgcgcagcCATCAAACGTTGCAGGCGGTGGGGGCCGCGAAGGGTATggtcggcagcgacgccgccgccagcgcgagCGCTTCGGCCGCCGCATCAGGGATGCCAGCCGAGCCTTCTAGCGTTGCTGCGTTGCGCCGGGAGGAGCGCCGGATCAAGAGGGCGCTAAAGCAGATGCTCTGGCGTGACTTGCCCCAGCAGCGAGGGACGGCGCAATGGGAACGCTATGTGCGCTCGCTTAGTGAGGGGCTCCGTCAGCGGCCCCACTTTGCACTGTTTCCTCTGCCTTCGCTTTCAGCGCAGACGGTAGAGACAGTGCAGCCTACCCCTAtagacggcgcagcggagcCATGA
- a CDS encoding hypothetical protein (TriTrypDB/GeneDB-style sysID: LpmP.29.0510) gives MQVAAQGQTLSNALSFWADVSYGDMPPTALIDYPPLGFEAVPASRYATAADGGRQLGRRTQPASDEDGSTQPVLLLGAKAESTTPAFDHEGLEEAGLEWCQPQLLLWPGERLKDRRFAAAATTDPLAPVPHLRYEDIGLLAVVYVHSSGIAYVGYPQASGPASNPEPTDSPLQRPENALPDDTLSVAPPPSLPPSQQLPSVPICLLPMSSSTGFVRSLLGLS, from the coding sequence ATGCAGGTGGCAGCGCAAGGACAGACGCTGTCTAACGCCCTCAGTTTTTGGGCAGATGTGTCTTACGGCGATATGCCGCCCACAGCTCTGATCGACTACCCGCCGCTGGGGTTCGAGGCAGTGCCAGCAAGCAGAtacgccaccgctgcagacggCGGCCGGCAGCTTGGGCGCAGGACTCAACCCGCGAGCGACGAAGACGGATCGACACAGCCGGTGCTCTTGTTAGGCGCCAAGGCAGAATCAACAACACCGGCGTTTGACCACGAAGgactggaggaggcggggctTGAATGGTgtcagccgcagctgctcctctggCCAGGTGAGAGGCTGAAGGACCGACGGTTTGCAGCGGCCGCCACAACCGATCCCCTGGCACCTGTCCCCCATCTTCGCTACGAGGATATTGGCCTGCTGGCAGTGGTGTACGTGCATAGCTCGGGAATTGCTTATGTTGGCTACCCGCAGGCTTCAGGTCCAGCGTCGAACCCTGAGCCAACTGACAGTCCTCTGCAGCGGCCTGAAAACGCGCTGCCAGACGATACTTTGTCagtggcaccaccgccgtcgctgccgccatctcAGCAGCTGCCATCAGTGCCTATCTGCTTGCTGCCCATGAGCTCTTCCACCGGCTTCGTGCGCAGTTTGCTGGGCTTAAGCTGA